In a single window of the Acidobacteriota bacterium genome:
- a CDS encoding amidophosphoribosyltransferase, which translates to MAEILCDKLKEECGIFGIFGHDEASTLTQLGLFAIQHRGQEACGIVSADGPDLIQQRGVGLITDVLNPAVLQKLPGNAAIGHTRYSTAGRNTIKEVQPFSVSCQHGRIAVCHNGNLPFAEERRRELESTGAIFSSTSDTETILHDIARTPARDVIEAITKVLRKTEGAFSLLFLTPHSLIAVRDPRGFRPLVMGKYNDAYCFASETCSFDLIDAEYIREVEPGEMIVVDDKGIHSSKPFEQTQPAVCAFEHVYFSRPDSIIFGRSVNESRHKMGKRLAEEHPVEADLVVPVPDSGVAAAIGYARWSGINFRQAIIRNHYVGRTFIEPTQNIRSFGVRLKLNPIKDLIRGQRIVLVDDSIVRGTTSKKIVQMVREAGAAEVHMRISCPPTTHSCYYGVDTPDREQLIAAGMSVEEIRDFIGADSLGYLSIEGMLDAIGLDPETTCNACWSGRYPIEIPSDRAASATKK; encoded by the coding sequence ATGGCGGAAATTCTCTGCGACAAATTGAAGGAAGAATGCGGCATCTTCGGCATCTTCGGCCACGACGAAGCCTCAACGCTGACGCAGCTTGGGCTTTTCGCGATACAACACCGTGGTCAGGAAGCGTGCGGCATTGTCTCCGCTGATGGCCCTGATCTAATACAGCAGCGTGGTGTCGGCCTGATCACCGACGTTCTGAACCCGGCCGTGTTGCAGAAGCTGCCGGGAAATGCGGCGATAGGGCACACCCGCTATTCGACCGCTGGCAGAAATACCATCAAAGAGGTCCAGCCTTTTTCCGTCAGTTGTCAGCACGGCCGCATCGCGGTCTGTCACAACGGCAATCTGCCGTTTGCCGAGGAACGCCGCCGCGAGCTCGAAAGCACCGGTGCGATCTTTTCTTCGACGTCCGATACTGAGACCATACTTCACGACATTGCACGCACTCCTGCCCGCGACGTCATCGAAGCGATAACGAAGGTTCTGCGTAAGACGGAAGGTGCTTTCTCGCTACTTTTTCTCACCCCGCATTCTCTGATCGCGGTTCGCGATCCTCGCGGATTTCGACCGCTCGTAATGGGCAAGTATAACGACGCATACTGCTTCGCCAGCGAGACCTGTTCATTTGACCTGATCGACGCCGAATACATCCGTGAGGTCGAGCCCGGCGAGATGATCGTTGTTGACGACAAGGGCATTCATTCGTCCAAGCCTTTCGAACAAACGCAGCCCGCGGTTTGCGCGTTCGAGCATGTTTATTTTTCGCGGCCGGATTCGATAATCTTCGGGCGTTCGGTCAACGAATCTCGGCACAAGATGGGCAAACGGCTTGCCGAAGAGCATCCCGTCGAGGCAGATCTGGTCGTTCCGGTGCCTGACAGCGGCGTCGCAGCGGCGATCGGATATGCGCGCTGGTCGGGAATAAATTTTCGACAGGCCATCATTCGCAATCACTACGTCGGCCGCACCTTTATAGAGCCGACGCAAAACATCCGCTCATTCGGTGTTCGCCTGAAACTGAATCCGATAAAGGACCTGATCCGCGGCCAACGGATCGTACTTGTTGACGATTCGATCGTTCGCGGAACCACGTCGAAAAAGATCGTTCAAATGGTGCGCGAAGCCGGTGCGGCAGAAGTTCACATGCGAATATCGTGTCCGCCGACAACGCATTCGTGCTATTACGGCGTCGATACGCCGGACCGCGAACAGCTCATCGCCGCTGGAATGTCTGTCGAAGAGATACGTGATTTCATCGGTGCCGACAGCCTCGGCTATCTTTCGATCGAAGGAATGCTCGACGCGATCGGGCTTGACCCAGAGACGACGTGTAACGCTTGCTGGAGCGGCCGTTATCCTATTGAGATACCTTCTGATAGGGCGGCCTCGGCAACGAAAAAATAG
- a CDS encoding glycosyltransferase family 25 protein: protein MLFPALREFHDAVYVLTIERAIDRQQNVIEQLGEGNFEFVFGVDKRDVTKEDLLAKGIYDEEKAIETDRSGRAMTVGHICCSLGHRMIYERFLDSDAKRCLVFEDDVVVNHVSDEDVSSIVNNAPPDAEFIYWGWDAGGLRPAFGAVKQAVYHLSHSFGFLKYNHTMIRNLYDRPYNEHFHVSGKHLLGHAYTITRPAAEALIKWNTPIILNADNALMYAVMNGDVRAYVSRTKLFDQRSASSSDPMQTLTA from the coding sequence ATGCTTTTTCCCGCACTGCGAGAATTCCACGACGCCGTTTATGTGCTCACCATCGAGAGAGCGATCGACCGGCAGCAGAATGTGATCGAACAGCTCGGCGAAGGCAATTTCGAGTTCGTCTTCGGCGTTGACAAACGCGATGTAACAAAAGAGGACTTGTTGGCAAAAGGCATCTATGACGAAGAAAAGGCGATCGAAACGGACCGCAGCGGGCGTGCGATGACCGTAGGGCATATATGCTGTTCTCTTGGCCACCGCATGATCTACGAGCGGTTCCTGGATTCCGATGCGAAACGTTGTCTCGTTTTCGAGGACGACGTTGTCGTGAACCATGTGTCCGACGAAGACGTTTCCTCAATTGTGAACAACGCGCCGCCGGATGCAGAGTTCATTTATTGGGGCTGGGACGCGGGCGGTTTGCGGCCTGCGTTCGGTGCCGTAAAGCAAGCTGTCTATCACCTTTCCCATTCGTTCGGTTTTCTGAAATACAACCATACGATGATCCGGAATCTGTATGACCGGCCGTATAACGAGCATTTTCATGTTTCCGGCAAGCACTTGCTCGGCCACGCATATACCATTACGCGGCCCGCCGCGGAGGCTCTGATCAAATGGAACACGCCGATCATCCTGAATGCTGATAACGCCTTGATGTATGCCGTAATGAACGGCGACGTCCGGGCTTACGTATCCCGAACAAAACTTTTCGACCAGCGAAGCGCCAGCAGTTCCGACCCGATGCAGACGCTGACCGCGTGA
- a CDS encoding FdhF/YdeP family oxidoreductase produces MTPNDEKLQITPPPETSAGIHAVTNALRHVYGKMGVIRGTRGLLKLNQKGGIDCQSCAWPDPEHRTINEFCENGAKALSDEATTAKIGREFFAEHSIEDLKAKSDFWLNKQGRLIEPLIRHKGGSHYEPISWEDAITLIAEKLNSLPSPDETVFYTSGRTSNEAAFLYQLFVRQYGTNNLPDCSNMCHESTSVALAESIGLGKATIRLEDFEKTDLVIVIGQNPGTNAPRMLSSLAAAKKAGAKMIAINPLPEVGLTSFVDPNPQHGNPFNLLGFRPAKLADLHLPVRIGGDMAVLKGLMKIMLERERAVPGSVFDHQFIAEHTCGYNEVVASLDAVTWDDIVNGSGLAREQVAEAAEMIIAADSFITCWAMGVTQHTAAVATIQDIVNLHLLRGAIGRPGAGLCPVRGHSNVQGDRTMGIWEKMTPVFRENLEREFNFKTPERDGYNTVEAIAAMREGNAKIFFAMGGNFAAASPDTQAVESALQNCDLTVQVITKMNRTALAPGKISLILPCLGRSEVDEQAGREQFVSTESTMLNVQMSKGVFEPASRQLRSEVWIICRLAKATLGERSGVDWDAFAANYDLIRNAIERVLPGFENYNERIRMPGGFYLPNPPRERKFPTSSEKALFKASSLEYPEFPAGRLLMTTIRSHDQFNTTIYGLDDRYRGIDGGRTVIFMNESDIAELGLAKGAKVDITSYWDDGERHVKGFTVVEYAIPRGCVAAYFPEANPLVPLGSHAKRSFTPTSKCIIVSIAPSKQ; encoded by the coding sequence ATGACGCCGAACGACGAGAAATTACAGATAACACCGCCGCCCGAGACCTCAGCGGGTATTCACGCCGTAACGAACGCACTTCGTCACGTTTACGGCAAGATGGGCGTTATCCGCGGCACTCGCGGCCTTTTGAAACTTAATCAAAAAGGCGGTATCGACTGCCAATCATGTGCATGGCCAGATCCCGAACACCGCACCATAAACGAATTCTGCGAGAACGGGGCAAAGGCTCTGTCAGACGAGGCGACGACCGCAAAGATCGGCCGCGAGTTCTTTGCCGAGCATTCCATCGAGGATCTGAAAGCGAAAAGCGATTTCTGGCTCAATAAACAGGGGCGCTTGATCGAGCCGCTGATCCGGCATAAAGGCGGTTCGCATTATGAGCCGATCTCGTGGGAAGATGCGATCACTTTGATCGCTGAGAAATTGAATTCACTCCCATCGCCCGATGAAACGGTCTTCTACACATCGGGCAGAACGTCGAATGAGGCGGCATTTCTTTATCAGCTTTTCGTTCGGCAATACGGCACGAACAATCTGCCGGATTGTTCGAACATGTGTCACGAATCGACGAGTGTAGCTCTTGCGGAATCGATCGGCCTAGGCAAAGCAACGATACGCCTTGAGGATTTCGAAAAAACCGACCTCGTCATCGTCATCGGCCAAAATCCGGGAACGAACGCACCGCGGATGCTCTCATCGCTTGCGGCTGCAAAAAAGGCCGGTGCGAAAATGATCGCAATTAATCCTCTGCCTGAGGTAGGACTGACCAGCTTTGTCGACCCAAATCCGCAGCACGGAAATCCGTTCAATCTGCTCGGTTTTCGCCCCGCAAAGCTCGCCGATCTGCATCTTCCGGTTCGAATAGGCGGCGACATGGCGGTGTTGAAAGGACTGATGAAGATCATGCTCGAACGCGAGCGTGCGGTGCCGGGAAGCGTTTTCGATCATCAATTCATCGCGGAGCATACCTGCGGATATAACGAAGTTGTCGCGTCGCTTGATGCTGTAACTTGGGACGATATTGTCAATGGCTCGGGCTTAGCGCGTGAGCAGGTCGCCGAGGCCGCCGAAATGATCATCGCCGCTGATTCATTCATCACCTGCTGGGCGATGGGCGTAACGCAGCACACGGCGGCGGTCGCAACGATACAAGATATCGTAAATCTCCATCTGCTCCGCGGTGCGATCGGCCGGCCGGGTGCGGGGCTGTGTCCCGTTCGCGGACATTCCAATGTGCAGGGAGACCGCACGATGGGCATTTGGGAAAAGATGACACCGGTATTTCGCGAGAATCTCGAACGCGAATTCAATTTTAAGACGCCCGAACGCGACGGATACAATACGGTCGAAGCTATCGCGGCAATGCGAGAAGGCAATGCAAAGATATTTTTCGCCATGGGCGGGAACTTTGCTGCGGCATCGCCTGATACTCAGGCTGTTGAAAGTGCTTTACAAAACTGTGATCTGACCGTTCAGGTCATTACAAAGATGAACCGCACGGCATTGGCTCCCGGCAAGATATCGCTGATCTTGCCGTGTCTTGGACGAAGCGAGGTCGATGAGCAAGCAGGACGAGAGCAATTCGTTTCCACCGAGAGCACAATGCTCAACGTGCAGATGTCAAAGGGCGTATTCGAGCCCGCGTCGAGGCAGCTTCGCAGCGAGGTGTGGATAATTTGTCGGCTCGCAAAAGCCACGCTCGGTGAGCGAAGCGGCGTCGATTGGGATGCGTTCGCGGCCAATTACGACCTTATTCGCAACGCGATCGAACGCGTTCTGCCGGGGTTTGAGAATTATAACGAGCGCATCAGAATGCCGGGCGGATTTTATCTGCCGAATCCGCCGCGAGAACGTAAATTCCCCACGTCTTCCGAAAAGGCTTTATTCAAGGCATCGAGCCTCGAGTATCCGGAATTTCCCGCAGGCCGTCTTCTGATGACAACGATACGTTCGCACGATCAGTTCAATACAACGATCTACGGCCTCGATGACCGCTACCGCGGCATCGACGGCGGCAGAACGGTCATATTCATGAATGAAAGCGATATCGCTGAGCTCGGTCTTGCAAAGGGGGCCAAGGTCGATATCACAAGTTACTGGGATGACGGCGAACGCCACGTCAAAGGGTTTACTGTCGTGGAATATGCGATCCCACGAGGTTGTGTGGCCGCCTACTTTCCCGAGGCTAATCCGCTCGTCCCACTCGGCAGTCACGCGAAGCGGAGCTTTACTCCGACGTCGAAATGCATCATCGTTTCGATCGCGCCGTCAAAACAGTAA
- the fdhD gene encoding formate dehydrogenase accessory sulfurtransferase FdhD, whose translation MSEASVAVRAADGREFRDQLAVEEPLEIRLGFRDGKHRAISITMRTPGDDAELAAGFLFTEGIIKTPKQIKQIRHCGLRIGKKNGTLDRAAALNSNTIRVDLAEDSSVDLKKLERHFYTTSSCGVCGKSSIDALRSEAKRIIKNGLRVAGEVVSSLPERLRAMQSVFEQTGGLHASALFDPEGELDILREDVGRHNALDKVIGRKFLDGDLPLSDSVLLVSGRASFELVQKALMAGIPMMAAVGAPSSLAVELAREYHMTLIGFVRDGRFNVYCGEERLLFK comes from the coding sequence ATTTCGGAGGCCAGTGTAGCGGTTCGTGCGGCGGATGGGCGTGAATTTCGCGATCAGCTTGCTGTCGAGGAGCCGCTTGAGATCCGCTTAGGATTTCGCGACGGCAAGCATCGGGCGATCTCGATAACTATGCGAACGCCGGGCGACGACGCCGAGCTCGCCGCAGGATTTCTCTTCACTGAAGGCATCATTAAGACTCCCAAACAGATCAAACAGATCCGCCATTGCGGGCTGAGAATCGGCAAAAAGAACGGGACACTCGATCGTGCTGCTGCTTTGAATTCCAATACCATCCGCGTAGATCTTGCCGAAGATTCTTCAGTCGATCTTAAGAAGCTTGAAAGGCATTTCTACACCACATCAAGCTGCGGCGTCTGCGGAAAATCTTCGATCGACGCACTGCGGTCTGAAGCTAAACGCATCATTAAGAACGGTTTGAGGGTTGCGGGCGAGGTTGTTAGTTCGTTGCCGGAGAGACTGCGTGCGATGCAATCCGTTTTTGAACAGACCGGCGGACTGCACGCGTCAGCTCTGTTTGATCCGGAGGGCGAACTTGACATTCTCCGCGAGGACGTCGGCCGCCACAATGCACTGGACAAAGTTATCGGGCGAAAATTCCTTGACGGTGATCTGCCGCTGAGCGACAGCGTTCTACTTGTTAGCGGCCGTGCGAGTTTTGAGCTTGTACAGAAAGCCCTGATGGCGGGAATTCCCATGATGGCAGCCGTAGGAGCGCCTTCTTCGCTTGCCGTTGAACTTGCACGTGAATACCACATGACGCTGATCGGTTTTGTCCGCGATGGTAGATTTAACGTGTATTGCGGCGAGGAGCGGTTGCTGTTCAAATAA